Proteins from a single region of Festucalex cinctus isolate MCC-2025b chromosome 19, RoL_Fcin_1.0, whole genome shotgun sequence:
- the LOC144007383 gene encoding uncharacterized protein LOC144007383 isoform X1: MRQMGQDQEATSTKLTWVLSYLVDKLADTQQVAQVCKVQFKQKNVGFAVYWPAHQVILETGVHKGVCHQVQRTGFSHSRDTTVLDHNSVCSVYHSFSFFYGRWIKKQPRPN, encoded by the exons ATGA GGCAGATGGGTCAAGATCAAGAGGCGACCAGCACCAAACTAACCTGGGTTTTGTCTTACCTTGTGGATAAGCTGGCTGACACACAACAG GTGGCGCAAGTGTGCAAAGTGCAGTTCAAGCAGAAGAACGTTGGCTTTGCTGTTTATTGGCCAGCCCATCAGGTTATATTGGAGACAGGTGTGCACAAGGGTGTTTGCCATCAAGTGCAGCGCACAG GATTTTCACACTCGAGGGACACGACGGTGCTTGACCACAACTCCGTTTGCTCAGTTTACCACAGTTTCTCCTTTTTTTACG GCAGATGGATCAAGAAGCAACCCCGACCAAACTAA
- the LOC144007383 gene encoding uncharacterized protein LOC144007383 isoform X2: MGQDQEATSTKLTWVLSYLVDKLADTQQVAQVCKVQFKQKNVGFAVYWPAHQVILETGVHKGVCHQVQRTGFSHSRDTTVLDHNSVCSVYHSFSFFYGRWIKKQPRPN, from the exons ATGGGTCAAGATCAAGAGGCGACCAGCACCAAACTAACCTGGGTTTTGTCTTACCTTGTGGATAAGCTGGCTGACACACAACAG GTGGCGCAAGTGTGCAAAGTGCAGTTCAAGCAGAAGAACGTTGGCTTTGCTGTTTATTGGCCAGCCCATCAGGTTATATTGGAGACAGGTGTGCACAAGGGTGTTTGCCATCAAGTGCAGCGCACAG GATTTTCACACTCGAGGGACACGACGGTGCTTGACCACAACTCCGTTTGCTCAGTTTACCACAGTTTCTCCTTTTTTTACG GCAGATGGATCAAGAAGCAACCCCGACCAAACTAA
- the LOC144007383 gene encoding uncharacterized protein LOC144007383 isoform X3 — MRQMGQDQEATSTKLTWVLSYLVDKLADTQQVAQVCKVQFKQKNVGFAVYWPAHQVILETGVHKGVCHQVQRTGFSHSRDTTVLDHNSVCSVYHSFSFFYG; from the exons ATGA GGCAGATGGGTCAAGATCAAGAGGCGACCAGCACCAAACTAACCTGGGTTTTGTCTTACCTTGTGGATAAGCTGGCTGACACACAACAG GTGGCGCAAGTGTGCAAAGTGCAGTTCAAGCAGAAGAACGTTGGCTTTGCTGTTTATTGGCCAGCCCATCAGGTTATATTGGAGACAGGTGTGCACAAGGGTGTTTGCCATCAAGTGCAGCGCACAG GATTTTCACACTCGAGGGACACGACGGTGCTTGACCACAACTCCGTTTGCTCAGTTTACCACAGTTTCTCCTTTTTTTACG GCTGA
- the LOC144007383 gene encoding uncharacterized protein LOC144007383 isoform X4 has product MRQMGQDQEATSTKLTWVLSYLVDKLADTQQSPGGASVQSAVQAEERWLCCLLASPSGYIGDRCAQGCLPSSAAHRIFTLEGHDGA; this is encoded by the exons ATGA GGCAGATGGGTCAAGATCAAGAGGCGACCAGCACCAAACTAACCTGGGTTTTGTCTTACCTTGTGGATAAGCTGGCTGACACACAACAG TCACCAGGTGGCGCAAGTGTGCAAAGTGCAGTTCAAGCAGAAGAACGTTGGCTTTGCTGTTTATTGGCCAGCCCATCAGGTTATATTGGAGACAGGTGTGCACAAGGGTGTTTGCCATCAAGTGCAGCGCACAG GATTTTCACACTCGAGGGACACGACGGTGCTTGA